The window GAAACTCCATCGATATGCTTCACATACACTAACATATACCTacgtttacatttatttaaatggcaCAAATATGTAGCATTCGACTCTATAAAAActcaattaataataaatgttcataacataattttaatatactctTTGCTCTAACATCACATCAGTACAAATCCTTACTTAACAACTACGATgattaatatgtatattcagTTATATATATCACAATCAtatacaacataaaaaaatataatttacactaTAGAAGTGGTCACACAAAGATCATTTTCGTTGTGAACGTAGCCTGTCGTTTAAAGCTGTATAATTtcgatattttgttaatattaaaggAAGCTGTAGACGGGTAGTTGTATGTATATTACGGGCACGTATTCGCACGTGTACGTGAAATGCGAGCACCAAGCATTTTATACGGggacttgttttatttactatataaatGAGTGCCGAATTCAGTCGCTTATCTGTTAAAATAAGcaagtgttttaaatattttgaacttttgAATAAGTTAAATTAGTTTCGATGTTCCCAATAAAAAAACTggaaataattatctattagGGGCCATAAAATCGTTGCCTTTTTATGTCTGTATATAGACAATTACCTTTAAGGCTTTCAAATCGTTGAATTGAAATACTCATAGGCCAGActgcttattaaaaatattcgaaaatatatttagtttcaaCTACCcgtcttttttatattagtagcaatggttttaatttaactaaccAATAGAAATATCCAGAAAcataaaagatatttttcataatttttttttttttcgaaattacgtcatcatttcgtattttttctgtaatattttattagttagttaATCATGAATTCAGTGAAAAGAAATGATAATAAGTTCCAAGACATTCTGAAATTACAGTACGAATGAAATTTGAACGTTTTGAACCGTGAGATGGTTGATTAAGATTCAAGCAAGCGTTTGGTTATACCCGTTTTGATAAAGCAAGGGAGAACTTTTATTTAACCTTTACACACTAACGTTTTATATACAAGACAGTTTTATTTCTTGCCCATAAAATGTGacttgtttgataaataatggtaaaatttAACTTGgttattgtacaatattaatgtAGTGTTACATGTTTATCTATAGGTCTTTCACGTAAATATGGCTGTACTGATTTGGTTAAAATGTGGTAGAGTGATAAATTATACgttgtagaaaaatatagttactttttagtataaaaatattgagagACTGATAAACCAAGTGAAATTTCTCCACAACACATATTGTGGGCATGAAATTGAAATGTTGAGTATATAAATCGTTTGCAGTGAAAAGGTCAAAGGCCCCTTTAAAAACACATGCTATAAGATCCCAGATTTGAAAGgcagttatattatattatcatgttCAAAATTACTGTAAATTGATGTTGATGTTTGACTGATGGTACGGATTGATTCAATCCGTCAATTGTCGTCAATTGGCGTCAATCAACAGGTACAGCTCACACAACTGCAGTACGCTGTCCAATTGTGAGTTCGCATTATATTCGCGCAATCTGAcgaagaaattataattacaactttagttttattatcatttcTTAACACAATTATGGTGAAgtaacgatataataatatatttttttatgtaacccatttatatcccactgctgggcaatgagggtaatttttgaaataatagatattttttaaacaagatGGAAGTCCCAAATATTGTATACCTACTTTCTTGGTACCGAAAAACCTCCTTAAAATATCGGATTCGTGtcttaataatgaaaaaagCCAAATTTCTATAGTTAAATATGTccagtaattattatattgatacttCACCATCAATTCAAGGTCCGTGGTGGGGAGAGGggttaacaaacataaatactcTAACGTGAccatatttacaataattcgATAACCGTGCGTACACATACGTTTCATTCCACACCTCTCTGAtgcaatacatacataacgaaTTTGTGCGATTTGAAATCATTGTCCAAATTGTAACGGTACTATAATCGGGTCAATATTAGATCTAAAGTTACAAATTTCACTACAATATACGtcctgataaataaatatatttgttacacaATTCGCAATGATCCCAAACATTAATACAAGTGTTGAAACAATGTTTTGCCCTGTAATACTGAGTCACATGATCTATTAATTGACCTCCAAACACTTTTAAGTTCTGAGTACACGTATCATTCACACAAAACGTCCGGAGATTATATTTTCTAGTGTCTACATATATTCTACGTTGACATCCATTAAAAATTCACATAAAAACTGCTTTGAGCCCTCGACACAAGAAATGCATTCAGTAGGCAAATAGTCCCGTATGTCTCGAATCGTCACGAAACGTCCCGAGCGAGCACGACGCGCCCCACTTTAcactgcaataaataaaatgtcgtttattttttaataaaataaaaatgttatttatttattgaagcgtgtgttatgttaaacaaaagTTATCCAAACCGTTCAAGATACTTGGATTACCTTTGGGTACAAAATTTTGATTTGTGCCAAAATAATGTGTGGAAAcgaaaatttggaaaaaattgCAGCAATATTTGGTGGCCAAAATACATTGTAAATGTACTAATCTACTGCAGTTAATATAAGAATGTTTAACAAATGAGGTGTTAGGAACGTCGCGTTGGCCCGAACTCACTGTCGATACAAAACTATTCTACGCCCTgactttatacatatttacaagaTCACTGAAGTGAAAGGCCTATCTAAACATACACTTACAACTATCGCGctattataaaattacagtaGTTTATCACTTATTTGACTTTATATTACCTAAATACTACACAATCAAAATTacttaacacaaaataaatccaTCTTGTTTTATAAATCAAACGCATGCAAGGTTCAATTCaaccaaaaaaaacaaatcaaatcgtgtcaaaatttcttaaaaaccACACATTTGAGATATAAAACAAGAGggtaaatagataaataattttaatcgtaTAATGATATGCTACCATCGAATTAGTAAAGAGTTCGGAGCATCGCAACTTGACTAGTTATAGTATACATCCATGTACTCACCTTGGTCAAAAGTGCTAGGGTTTATGTAGGACAGTAGGTCTTGGTCTGACATGTCAGTGAGACCTTGGACCGGCGCCGTCATTTCCTGGGTGACAGCCTGCGAGACGGCCTGGCTGACCGCCTGCGACACGGCCTGGGTCACAGCCTGGGAAACTGCTTGCGACATGGCGACTAGAGGCGTCTCTGCCGCAGGCTCCGCAGGTGGCTGTGATTCGTTCGTCTGCATGGTCTGCATGACCCCAGTACTCTCAGTCGTTAAGATATTCGCCGTGTTGATAGCCGACGTCACTAAAGCATTCATTGTCGTATCCGAAGTTAAGATCTCCGCTGCAGCATTGAGGATCATGGACTTGACAGCCGCTGGGGGAGTCTTCACGGATGTGAGTTGCACCTGGTCCTGAATCATCATGAGCTCGTCTTGAGCAGGTCCGGGAGGTAGTACTATCCTCTGTGAGCTGTCACACAGCATGCTGGGAGATACTTGAGGGTTGAGGATCACGTCCGGTGGCATATTCGACGTCGACATTGGCTGCAGAAGCTCAGCTGTTTGATTTCTGTTCACCACTGCAGCGTTTGGACTGAGAAGAACGTCTGACGCGTGAGAAGCAGTCGAAGGAGACGTTGAAGATCCAGACAGATGGTCATCTACCCTCGAGTTGACCAGCTCGTCTAACTTGCTGGAGTCAGGTAAGATGGCGGCTGTAGCCTTCATAGCGTCTTCTACTAGAGTAGTGATATCAGCAGTCTGTCGCGCCATGCGATGTTCTATCTGACTGGTGCCCATCTCCAACTTAGTGATGGCACCGAAAGGATTGAAGCTCTCCTCTCTATTCCCTTGCATCTGGTTGTACACCATCAGTCTTTGTTCGTTGCTCTGCATCACGGAGGACTGCATGCTGGAGTCAGTGATCATGAGTTCTGGGTTCATGACCTTCATCTCAGGCGCGAGGGGGTCGACGGACTTGGAGGAGATGAGCTGTCTCATGGGGTCCATGGGGAGGATGGGTGGGTAGATCTGCGCGTTGTTGTCGTCCGTGTTGAAGATGGCTGCGGTGACGGTCTCCACCATCTTGTCCGTCTGCACTTGGTTCTGAATGGCTTGCAGCTGTTGCGTGAACGACGCGAGGGGGGAGGACGGCTCGCTCTGAGCTGATGTCGATGGAGACAGTTTCATGCTGTCGTAGCCGTAGCTGACCTGGAGGTAACGTTAGATTagtaaaaatccttttaagttacataattaaattaaagtttatccTCAAAATAACTTCAAAGATGTTCTCCAATCTTCTAACTATCTCTACTCTAAAAATTACGTCATTTTGTTTGATAGAAGAAGGACAAACAATCATGTGGAAACGAACTTCCTTTTGAACAGAAATATGGTATTTGTATTTACCTGTGACTGCGAGTCCCGAGACATCTCAGACTTGAGCCTGAGGTCTACGATGTTCAAGTCCTCGGGCACGGCCATCATGGGCTTGTCCTCCTCCGCGCTGCACGAGTCGCCGCCGTCCACCAGCGAGTGCTGGCTCGACTCGTCCGCGGCCTAGCAACAACATACATTAGCTCTTAGTCATTTATGTTAGTGTATTTTACATGGCTAACGAATGTTTCTGATAATATTGACTGCAACCCGAGCCGACTTTTTAAAAGTACGTCTCAGCTGACATACCCCTGAGCGGCCATTCATCTATTGAATGTCCGTACGAAAGGTGAATTAATCCATTGATTATTTACTAATCAGTCTGTGGAACTGCCTATAAGTGGCTGAAATGATTGAATTGAAGCGTCTGTTATATGCTGTTCTTCGTGACTCACCTCGCTCTTGAGTCCGACGGGCGAGTGCGGGTCGGGCACGATGAGGGAGGGCCGGCGCACGGGCAGCGCGGGCGGCGGCATCATGGCGCCGCCCCACAGCAGCACGGGCCGCGCCTCGTCCCCGCCGCCACCTGCACAAACATGCTCTGTAGTCTCCGCCTTCACCGCTCCCTACTGCCCTAATACTCCGCTTTGACTGGACGCTTGCGAGTGACGGaacttaagaaaaaatataactcGGCAAATTTCACCACCGTGTGACTCGAATTGTTCAATTTTGAAGGTGCAATTTTTGTGCTAAatctttttttacataaaataaaattttactagaTTTGAGTGCAACTTTAAAACTGAAATACAAAAACGAATAAGGCTGAGAAACCTACATAATTTTGACCTAAATAAACctatttgtgaaataaagttTAAAGGAAAACTATGCTCGTGTACAAAAAATTACATGTGATTAAAAGATCCCCTGAATTCAGAATTTCctttgaaaacaaaaagtaCACCACAAACACGACTGGCTATAAAttcttactaaaaaaataaagttcgAAACTGAAACAACACAATTTTTATCATCCCCAAACATTAATGGCTTCATCTGCCAtgagaacaattatttttttatcaaaaatataccttattgTCGTGTTTTAACCcacattttaatttgttcacCCCATAAGATATAAATTCGTAATTTCAGTCAGCTAAACAAATCCTACGGGCCAGTTAAAGCGGAGTCCTATATAAAGTACATAACAGGGCATATATTCGGCACGTATAAACTATTGTGGGATTGTAGAGTCTGTCCTAGGGGAGCAGTGTCACTGAGAAGTGAGTtctgtgtgtatgtgtataGAGCTCGTTTTtcatttcttcttcttttttgtatgtgtttgaGTTTTCTCTGTACGGTCTGTATGTGTTCAGTGTGTGTGATGGTTACGCGTACAAAAActatgattaaaaaaaagtaattcaataaattaaaagttaatttctgttaaaataaattagaaaattaaaacaaaaatgtgatttttagtatagaaaaaaaagaaaattcaacaaCAAAAGTCTTCATTTAGCTAGTTcgagttttgttatttattatgaatgtgCTCATTGTGATTGTATAATGTGTCGAGTGTATGTATCAATGTGAATGATGTATTGTTTGTGAGCCAATGTATGGCTGTTCGTGTATCTTGTGTGTGCGCGTGTGTGTGCCAGTAGGCTGGCGGCGTGTGTGCGTGCGTGAGTGCGTGTGTGTCAGTACCGTGCTGGCGCGGGGGGGCGggcagcggcggcggcagcACACTCGCTACCTAGACAGACCTAGCTTGAACAGAAAGGGAAAAAAGAAAGAGTACGCCATTTGCGCATCAGTCGTTTCTTCCAAATTTCTCTATATttacaataactttttattgttataaccgGATAGTTACTTACATGCTACGCGTTAGGTATAAAGCAACATATTCTGCGAAGCTTGTGTATCCCTCACGCCTTTATCATTCTGAGTTAAGCCGACGACTGTACAACATGCAATGGACTTTgctagtcagtcagtcaaataGTACTAGAAATCAGCATGCATTAATATTACTACATATTTCTTTACTTGGCTCATTTTTCTGTGTGCTCAAATAGTACTAATGCTCGTTGTCATAAGTAATAAATGCGTTAGCGATACATATTATTGTCTATTTAATTCTAATATTGAAagcaaattttgtatgatttattattcaCATTGTATTATTATGGTACATTAGAATTATATGAAGTTAGTACATTGACAAAGATGCGAGGGCCTATCAAAAATTTgattcgtttaaaatatttgcaggTTTAAAACATAATTCTTGATAAGATTTTTAATGTGTGTGTTTTTTGATAGGTCCTTGCATTCGAAATATATTAGTATCAATTGACGAAAAGCAATATTAGATTATAAGCAAATATGTGTTTTGCAAGCGTATCAAGCAACAATTTGTGTGACACATAACATTAATGGGTTCACCAACCAATTCAAAATGTACAGACGAAAAAAATACcaccatttaaattaaaattttctataacTTGGCGGAAACACGAAGTAATTTTTAATGACTTTtacaatttagaaaaaaatacatttacatcaatattttatataatttcagctcaaaatcaaaaacattttgacattttcgacaaaataaaaaatacaaaaaatattttttaagaacatTTCGTCGTTTTTATGTATCAATGGATAAAGCATTGCATTATAAACAGCAATTTTGTCTGCTATTACAAGCTGAACGTTAGTTCGTGCGTACATTGAATGAACGACATTACACAGACGGCACCAATGATCTCGTGATATATGCGGATGCGTTTCTTAATGtcatttatttgtatatgtgtattaataaaacgaactgtaattttaattttagtaatgaGTGTCTATAATCAAAGTAATAGGATTCCTGTTTGAACGtttaggtacggaacccttaaaaagttttttgtttttgttatacagtaatttattttgtacattccTGTATAAACTGTGTAACTGTATTTATTCAAAGGTGGTTTTAATAGTTATTGAATCTATCTGAAATAATTCTTTCTAAGGCTAAGACACGCGGTGGTATGTGGAGCCAAGgtaaagtaataattactaaaatttattattatcgaaAATGACAACAATTTCCAAAAACCTATTTATTCACTGTGttctttaaatattcttatgtacCTATTCTGTGtgaaaagtaataattactaaaattatcatCATCGAAAACTGTAATATCCAAAAATTTactcatttttgtattttttcaatatgtaTTGTGTGTGACATTAAAAAACGTTAATAAAGAACAGCCAAGCAGTGTGTGTGAGGTGTTTGAGCGCGGCGGTTACCTTGCGTGTGGTGCTTGGTGGAGTGCAGCGGGCCGGTGTCGAGCGCGGGCGGCGTGAAGTAGAAGGAGTGCGGCTCCGAGGCCTTGCCGCCCGAGCGCACGAACAGCTGCACCGCCACCGCCTCCGAGATGTCCGCCTGGCGGTACGCCGGCACGCAGCACACTAGGTGTGTCTGGACAATACAGTACTTATGAGTCcagttgcaataaaaatatagaatggTAGATCCTTGATTTGGTTGAAGcgttattgcaaaaaaaaagtaaaagaaatagGTTTTGATTCTCCAGAATTGCTTTATGTGAAAA of the Anticarsia gemmatalis isolate Benzon Research Colony breed Stoneville strain chromosome 3, ilAntGemm2 primary, whole genome shotgun sequence genome contains:
- the LOC142987179 gene encoding uncharacterized protein LOC142987179 isoform X3 is translated as MDFIPEHFVKCINYLDLRSGVYRASKSCMKMTMSTAPTMSARVHRKVMRAPHKRAHPGKTQHPGKMVHHPGKLAHLGKFGKLAHYAHSHSLRPPEPCENSNDSGLGPDAVHRLSDTLEEWEHPDSKRRRGESEAAVKLECDDANDAYAFPTGAAGAAELGTALAPAPPDNSAPPLPAPVMRAGCSISSPNIADTAGKRFQDPYRSCGKLGSGGKLANKYPGGGKLVGAGGKLGGKLGGKYGGKLVMARKRALAAMAQGGRPGLAAPLSGRSRDGTVELQILCQPETQHRARYQTEGSRGAVKDNSGNGFPIVKLVGYDKPAVLQVYIGTDAGRVAPHMFYQACRVSGKNSTPCKERKDDGTVIIEIDLEPAKHWQVTCDCVGILKERNVDVEHRFGEALSSSAGSTGAHISRGKKKSTRCRMVFRTDIINAAGHPETLQVCSTPIICTQPPGVPEVCRKSLVSCPATGGLELYLLGKNFLKETRVVFCQRLDGRTHWEEEVTPDKEFLQQTHLVCCVPAYRQADISEAVAVQLFVRSGGKASEPHSFYFTPPALDTGPLHSTKHHTQGGGGDEARPVLLWGGAMMPPPALPVRRPSLIVPDPHSPVGLKSEAADESSQHSLVDGGDSCSAEEDKPMMAVPEDLNIVDLRLKSEMSRDSQSQVSYGYDSMKLSPSTSAQSEPSSPLASFTQQLQAIQNQVQTDKMVETVTAAIFNTDDNNAQIYPPILPMDPMRQLISSKSVDPLAPEMKVMNPELMITDSSMQSSVMQSNEQRLMVYNQMQGNREESFNPFGAITKLEMGTSQIEHRMARQTADITTLVEDAMKATAAILPDSSKLDELVNSRVDDHLSGSSTSPSTASHASDVLLSPNAAVVNRNQTAELLQPMSTSNMPPDVILNPQVSPSMLCDSSQRIVLPPGPAQDELMMIQDQVQLTSVKTPPAAVKSMILNAAAEILTSDTTMNALVTSAINTANILTTESTGVMQTMQTNESQPPAEPAAETPLVAMSQAVSQAVTQAVSQAVSQAVSQAVTQEMTAPVQGLTDMSDQDLLSYINPSTFDQV
- the LOC142987179 gene encoding uncharacterized protein LOC142987179 isoform X2, giving the protein MLLKCTADGRPIKVNGAPVSHGNGARGMKMTMSTAPTMSARVHRKVMRAPHKRAHPGKTQHPGKMVHHPGKLAHLGKFGKLAHYAHSHSLRPPEPCENSNDSGLGPDAVHRLSDTLEEWEHPDSKRRRGESEAAVKLECDDANDAYAFPTGAAGAAELGTALAPAPPDNSAPPLPAPVMRAGCSISSPNIADTAGKRFQDPYRSCGKLGSGGKLANKYPGGGKLVGAGGKLGGKLGGKYGGKLVMARKRALAAMAQGGRPGLAAPLSGRSRDGTVELQILCQPETQHRARYQTEGSRGAVKDNSGNGFPIVKLVGYDKPAVLQVYIGTDAGRVAPHMFYQACRVSGKNSTPCKERKDDGTVIIEIDLEPAKHWQVTCDCVGILKERNVDVEHRFGEALSSSAGSTGAHISRGKKKSTRCRMVFRTDIINAAGHPETLQVCSTPIICTQPPGVPEVCRKSLVSCPATGGLELYLLGKNFLKETRVVFCQRLDGRTHWEEEVTPDKEFLQQTHLVCCVPAYRQADISEAVAVQLFVRSGGKASEPHSFYFTPPALDTGPLHSTKHHTQGGGGDEARPVLLWGGAMMPPPALPVRRPSLIVPDPHSPVGLKSEAADESSQHSLVDGGDSCSAEEDKPMMAVPEDLNIVDLRLKSEMSRDSQSQVSYGYDSMKLSPSTSAQSEPSSPLASFTQQLQAIQNQVQTDKMVETVTAAIFNTDDNNAQIYPPILPMDPMRQLISSKSVDPLAPEMKVMNPELMITDSSMQSSVMQSNEQRLMVYNQMQGNREESFNPFGAITKLEMGTSQIEHRMARQTADITTLVEDAMKATAAILPDSSKLDELVNSRVDDHLSGSSTSPSTASHASDVLLSPNAAVVNRNQTAELLQPMSTSNMPPDVILNPQVSPSMLCDSSQRIVLPPGPAQDELMMIQDQVQLTSVKTPPAAVKSMILNAAAEILTSDTTMNALVTSAINTANILTTESTGVMQTMQTNESQPPAEPAAETPLVAMSQAVSQAVTQAVSQAVSQAVSQAVTQEMTAPVQGLTDMSDQDLLSYINPSTFDQDCANIMRTHNWTAYCSCVSCTC
- the LOC142987179 gene encoding uncharacterized protein LOC142987179 isoform X1, yielding MDFIPEHFVKCINYLDLRSGVYRASKSCMKMTMSTAPTMSARVHRKVMRAPHKRAHPGKTQHPGKMVHHPGKLAHLGKFGKLAHYAHSHSLRPPEPCENSNDSGLGPDAVHRLSDTLEEWEHPDSKRRRGESEAAVKLECDDANDAYAFPTGAAGAAELGTALAPAPPDNSAPPLPAPVMRAGCSISSPNIADTAGKRFQDPYRSCGKLGSGGKLANKYPGGGKLVGAGGKLGGKLGGKYGGKLVMARKRALAAMAQGGRPGLAAPLSGRSRDGTVELQILCQPETQHRARYQTEGSRGAVKDNSGNGFPIVKLVGYDKPAVLQVYIGTDAGRVAPHMFYQACRVSGKNSTPCKERKDDGTVIIEIDLEPAKHWQVTCDCVGILKERNVDVEHRFGEALSSSAGSTGAHISRGKKKSTRCRMVFRTDIINAAGHPETLQVCSTPIICTQPPGVPEVCRKSLVSCPATGGLELYLLGKNFLKETRVVFCQRLDGRTHWEEEVTPDKEFLQQTHLVCCVPAYRQADISEAVAVQLFVRSGGKASEPHSFYFTPPALDTGPLHSTKHHTQGGGGDEARPVLLWGGAMMPPPALPVRRPSLIVPDPHSPVGLKSEAADESSQHSLVDGGDSCSAEEDKPMMAVPEDLNIVDLRLKSEMSRDSQSQVSYGYDSMKLSPSTSAQSEPSSPLASFTQQLQAIQNQVQTDKMVETVTAAIFNTDDNNAQIYPPILPMDPMRQLISSKSVDPLAPEMKVMNPELMITDSSMQSSVMQSNEQRLMVYNQMQGNREESFNPFGAITKLEMGTSQIEHRMARQTADITTLVEDAMKATAAILPDSSKLDELVNSRVDDHLSGSSTSPSTASHASDVLLSPNAAVVNRNQTAELLQPMSTSNMPPDVILNPQVSPSMLCDSSQRIVLPPGPAQDELMMIQDQVQLTSVKTPPAAVKSMILNAAAEILTSDTTMNALVTSAINTANILTTESTGVMQTMQTNESQPPAEPAAETPLVAMSQAVSQAVTQAVSQAVSQAVSQAVTQEMTAPVQGLTDMSDQDLLSYINPSTFDQDCANIMRTHNWTAYCSCVSCTC
- the LOC142987179 gene encoding uncharacterized protein LOC142987179 isoform X4, with amino-acid sequence MDFIPEHFVKCINYLDLRSGVYRASKSCMKMTMSTAPTMSARVHRKVMRAPHKRAHPGKTQHPGKMVHHPGKLAHLGKFGKLAHYAHSHSLRPPEPCENSNDSGLGPDAVHRMRAGCSISSPNIADTAGKRFQDPYRSCGKLGSGGKLANKYPGGGKLVGAGGKLGGKLGGKYGGKLVMARKRALAAMAQGGRPGLAAPLSGRSRDGTVELQILCQPETQHRARYQTEGSRGAVKDNSGNGFPIVKLVGYDKPAVLQVYIGTDAGRVAPHMFYQACRVSGKNSTPCKERKDDGTVIIEIDLEPAKHWQVTCDCVGILKERNVDVEHRFGEALSSSAGSTGAHISRGKKKSTRCRMVFRTDIINAAGHPETLQVCSTPIICTQPPGVPEVCRKSLVSCPATGGLELYLLGKNFLKETRVVFCQRLDGRTHWEEEVTPDKEFLQQTHLVCCVPAYRQADISEAVAVQLFVRSGGKASEPHSFYFTPPALDTGPLHSTKHHTQGGGGDEARPVLLWGGAMMPPPALPVRRPSLIVPDPHSPVGLKSEAADESSQHSLVDGGDSCSAEEDKPMMAVPEDLNIVDLRLKSEMSRDSQSQVSYGYDSMKLSPSTSAQSEPSSPLASFTQQLQAIQNQVQTDKMVETVTAAIFNTDDNNAQIYPPILPMDPMRQLISSKSVDPLAPEMKVMNPELMITDSSMQSSVMQSNEQRLMVYNQMQGNREESFNPFGAITKLEMGTSQIEHRMARQTADITTLVEDAMKATAAILPDSSKLDELVNSRVDDHLSGSSTSPSTASHASDVLLSPNAAVVNRNQTAELLQPMSTSNMPPDVILNPQVSPSMLCDSSQRIVLPPGPAQDELMMIQDQVQLTSVKTPPAAVKSMILNAAAEILTSDTTMNALVTSAINTANILTTESTGVMQTMQTNESQPPAEPAAETPLVAMSQAVSQAVTQAVSQAVSQAVSQAVTQEMTAPVQGLTDMSDQDLLSYINPSTFDQDCANIMRTHNWTAYCSCVSCTC